The region TCAAAATATGGATTTTGGAAAAGCAGAAGAAATGGGTGATTACTTATTAGAACAAATATTTTCTTCTGTGGAATCCAAGGAGAAGGGTAAAATCTATCATCGATTTTTGGGCGGTTCTACCCCTTATGGAGCAATGGATTATGTGGAAAATTTGACGGAAGGGTTAAATACCAGATATTTTATTAAGGGTCGTCCAGGCTCAGGGAAATCTACAATGTTAAAAAAGCTTCTAAAAAAAGCAGAGGAATTAGGACTTACCACGGAAGTTTATCACTGTGGATTTGACCCAGATAGTTTAGATATGCTCATTTTCCCGGAACTTAGCCTGTGTATTTTTGATAGTACAGCGCCTCATGAGTACTTTCCAGCGGATGATCATGACATCATTATTGACATGTATGAAGATTGCATTAAGCCAGAGACAGATGAAAACAATGCGGAGGCGTTGGAAGATATTAAGAAAAGATATAAAGCGATGATAGATGAGGGAATATATTATTTGGCGAAAGCAAAAGCTTTGCATGATGAGTTAGAGCAATATTATGTTCGTGCAACCGACTATGAGGTAGTAGATGCCATTGTAGGAGATTTAATTGAAAATATAGAAGATCATATAGAGGAAGAAAACAACAAGTAAAAGTAGGCTTCTTGAATTTTTATTTGTTAAAAAGCACGTATTGCAATCTTTTTCTTGCATGAATCATAGGCTACGCAATTATGGAACCGCCCTATAAAAATGATAGGGGCGGTTCTTAATTAGCTGTAGCCATATTTTTGTTGAATTATCATTAAAAGTTATTTATGATAATGATAGAGAAGGGGTGTGGTAATTTGAAAACAGTGATTGGTGCGAAAATTAGAATGGAGCGCCTTAAATTAAATTATTCGCAAGAAGGATTATGTAAGGGGATCTGTACTGTTTCTTATCTATCAAAGATAGAACAAGGACAAGTTGAAGCAGGAGAGAATATAATTCAGTTACTATTTCAGAAGCTTCATATTAACTTTCATATGGACGAAGAGTTTGTAAAAGAAGCTAGTCAATTGATTGATAATCTTTATGATGAGCTTTACTCTTTTGAAGACATGACACTATTATTAAAGGAGTTGAATGAGAGAAAAGAGGAGTATTTAAATAGCCCATATTTACTTGATACTCTATTATTTCTCGAGTCGGACTCACAACAACAAGGAGAAGAATTAAATCCCTACGCTTCGTGTATGGAACAAAGACAATACGAAATTTACCTTTATATACAGTGTTTACAAGGGATTGATAAGTCTCAGGAATTATTGCACCTTAATCCAAATGCATACTATACGACGCATTTAGGGATCATGCGGTGCCAAAGAGGTCAATTTGTAGAGGCACTAGAATTATTAATAAGAGGTTGTGAATTATGCGCAAAAGAAGGTTATGTGAAAGGAATGTTACATGCACAGACCTTCTTAGGCAATAGCTATTCAGGATTAAATAATAATGAATTAATGTTTCGTAGTTATAAAGTAGCTGCCCGTATCGCAAAATCACTGAAAGAAGTGAAAATTATTAGTGAAATAAATTACAATATTGGTTCGTCTTTGTTAGAGTGGAATCAGGTGCAGCAAGCAAAAGATTACCTAGAGAAGTGTACTTATAGAAGTGTTTTGTTTTATCAGAAATATGCGATTTGTCTTGAAAAATTAGGAGATTACGAGCAAGCGAAGAAGACATTACAAGAAGGTTTTCTGAAGCTTCAACAAGCAATAGAGGAGTCAATAGAGGAGTCAAAAGAGGAGTCAAAGGAGGAGTCAAAAGAGGAATCAAAAGTGGAATTAAAAGAGGAATCAAAAGGGGAATTAAAAGAAGAATTAATAGAGGAATCAAATAAAGAATCAAATAAGGAATTAAAAGAGGAATTAAAAGAGGAAGCGGATGCAGAATCAATAGAGAAAGCAAAAGAGGTATTGCAAGCTTGGCTGAAGATGTATGAAGTAGTGGATTATCGGTTAACTCACAAAGATTATATCAATGAAGCGGAGTATGAAGAAAAATTATATGACTGTATGACATACTTAAAAGGGTTGTTACCAATTGGTTATGTAAAGTTTCATATTCCATATTATATTGAAGTGTTAGAAAAGAAACGCAGGTATAAGGATATTTATAGGATTTTAAAAGAATTTTCCTAAAATATAATAAAATATATGATTAAGACGGTTGCATGAGTAGTAATTTTCTCAAATATACCGTCTTTTACTTATTTAAAATATTCGGTATACTTACATTAGCGTGATTATGAAAAAATATAGTCCTAACTAGAATTTACACCCAAAGTTAGCGGGCTAT is a window of Lachnoclostridium phytofermentans ISDg DNA encoding:
- a CDS encoding PRK06851 family protein, with the translated sequence MIGKLKHYFACGNTARGFQNFFESNLADLKKVYILKGGPGTGKSTLMKRIGTQYLKEGYDIEYIHCSSDPDSLDGMIVRSLSFGIVDGTAPHVIEPTVPGAVEEYVNLGVAWDTQLLKRATRNIKDIKEQITECYNNAYERFHKALEIHDEWEKIYIQNMDFGKAEEMGDYLLEQIFSSVESKEKGKIYHRFLGGSTPYGAMDYVENLTEGLNTRYFIKGRPGSGKSTMLKKLLKKAEELGLTTEVYHCGFDPDSLDMLIFPELSLCIFDSTAPHEYFPADDHDIIIDMYEDCIKPETDENNAEALEDIKKRYKAMIDEGIYYLAKAKALHDELEQYYVRATDYEVVDAIVGDLIENIEDHIEEENNK
- a CDS encoding helix-turn-helix domain-containing protein is translated as MIGAKIRMERLKLNYSQEGLCKGICTVSYLSKIEQGQVEAGENIIQLLFQKLHINFHMDEEFVKEASQLIDNLYDELYSFEDMTLLLKELNERKEEYLNSPYLLDTLLFLESDSQQQGEELNPYASCMEQRQYEIYLYIQCLQGIDKSQELLHLNPNAYYTTHLGIMRCQRGQFVEALELLIRGCELCAKEGYVKGMLHAQTFLGNSYSGLNNNELMFRSYKVAARIAKSLKEVKIISEINYNIGSSLLEWNQVQQAKDYLEKCTYRSVLFYQKYAICLEKLGDYEQAKKTLQEGFLKLQQAIEESIEESKEESKEESKEESKVELKEESKGELKEELIEESNKESNKELKEELKEEADAESIEKAKEVLQAWLKMYEVVDYRLTHKDYINEAEYEEKLYDCMTYLKGLLPIGYVKFHIPYYIEVLEKKRRYKDIYRILKEFS